A stretch of alpha proteobacterium HIMB59 DNA encodes these proteins:
- a CDS encoding 1-deoxy-D-xylulose-5-phosphate reductoisomerase family protein (PFAM: 1-deoxy-D-xylulose 5-phosphate reductoisomerase C-terminal) — MDYGCESLKYLNIILRKNSNSIIAVANKELIIAAGPNLIKNFKKNKNQFIPLDSEHFSLKNNFLSNNNIKKIYITASGGPFYFKKYKDLNNVNFKDVINHPKWTMGISNSIDSSNFINKLLEIHELTYIYDINIEKINFYISRNAYIHSLVEYIDGTITINCYNNNMLIPLVFPLLSIDPNIRLKLPKMYFDHKMFALEKYNDKRFKLLKHFSFLKRLSHNNVIKLLLLNNKAHDLYINNKLKYNDIIPYIIKKLKRDYNNVDLSNFNKTLKFINNFKNNYEIY; from the coding sequence TTGGACTATGGATGTGAGTCCTTAAAATATCTAAATATAATATTAAGAAAAAATTCAAATTCAATAATTGCAGTTGCAAACAAGGAATTAATAATTGCCGCTGGACCAAATTTGATAAAAAATTTTAAGAAAAATAAAAATCAATTCATCCCTTTAGACTCAGAGCACTTTTCTTTAAAAAATAACTTTTTATCTAATAATAATATAAAGAAAATTTACATAACAGCTTCAGGTGGTCCTTTTTATTTTAAAAAATATAAAGACTTAAATAATGTTAATTTTAAAGATGTAATTAATCATCCAAAATGGACTATGGGAATAAGCAATTCTATTGATTCATCTAACTTTATAAATAAATTATTAGAAATCCATGAATTAACATATATCTATGATATTAATATTGAAAAAATAAATTTTTATATATCAAGAAATGCTTATATTCATAGTCTCGTTGAATACATTGATGGAACCATTACTATAAATTGTTACAATAATAACATGTTAATTCCTCTGGTTTTCCCATTACTAAGCATCGACCCTAATATAAGATTAAAACTACCAAAAATGTATTTTGACCACAAAATGTTTGCACTAGAAAAATACAATGACAAAAGATTCAAATTGCTCAAACATTTCTCTTTTTTGAAAAGATTAAGTCATAATAATGTCATTAAATTATTATTGCTAAACAATAAAGCTCACGATTTGTATATTAATAATAAATTAAAATATAATGACATAATACCTTATATAATTAAAAAACTTAAAAGAGATTATAATAATGTTGATTTATCAAACTTTAATAAAACACTTAAATTTATTAATAATTTTAAAAACAATTATGAAATTTATTAA
- a CDS encoding acyl transferase family protein (PFAM: Bacterial transferase hexapeptide (three repeats)~TIGRFAM: UDP-3-O-[3-hydroxymyristoyl] glucosamine N-acyltransferase): MNYNRLEFLILRNKISNREINQYLNENLLVDHKSKNNFGIEEISSLDILKNNSILFSDILDFDYSKISNNDNIHIITSNIKIIENFILPNYTIVKNLDNSFVELINKIYIHNDSIDFKDNFLNINNSYISEYASIHPSTIIEPNCFIGRGVKIGKNCIIKSNSNIKNSILLDNVIISENCTIGSTGFGFNLHNMGSSNILPHIGIVYIEDNVFIGANCTIDRAKIDATLIGKNSMLDNQIHIAHNVIIGNNACIAAQTGVSGSVRIGNNLISGGQVGIAGHLRIGDNVVIAAKSGVTKNIANNKKVGGFPAMDLTKWKKSIIKNR, encoded by the coding sequence ATGAATTATAATAGATTAGAATTTTTAATTCTTAGAAATAAAATAAGTAATAGAGAAATAAATCAATATTTAAATGAAAATCTTCTTGTTGATCATAAGAGTAAAAATAATTTTGGAATAGAAGAAATTTCTTCTCTAGATATTCTAAAAAATAATTCAATATTATTCTCTGACATTTTAGATTTTGATTATTCTAAAATATCAAATAATGATAATATTCATATCATTACTTCTAATATCAAAATAATAGAAAATTTTATTTTACCTAATTATACAATAGTTAAAAATTTAGATAACTCTTTTGTTGAATTAATAAATAAAATTTATATTCATAATGACTCAATAGACTTTAAAGATAATTTTTTGAATATTAATAATTCATATATATCTGAATATGCCTCTATCCATCCATCTACTATAATTGAACCTAATTGTTTTATTGGTAGGGGAGTTAAAATTGGTAAAAATTGTATAATTAAATCCAATTCAAACATTAAAAATTCAATTTTACTTGATAACGTAATAATTTCTGAAAATTGCACAATAGGATCAACAGGATTTGGATTTAATCTTCATAATATGGGCTCTTCAAATATTCTTCCACATATAGGTATTGTCTATATTGAAGATAATGTTTTTATAGGCGCAAATTGTACTATAGATAGAGCAAAAATAGATGCTACTTTGATTGGAAAAAATTCTATGTTAGATAATCAAATCCATATCGCGCATAATGTAATAATAGGAAATAATGCTTGCATTGCTGCTCAAACAGGTGTTTCAGGAAGTGTAAGAATAGGAAATAATCTGATTTCGGGAGGCCAAGTGGGTATAGCAGGGCATTTAAGAATTGGTGACAATGTAGTAATTGCAGCAAAAAGTGGGGTTACAAAAAATATTGCTAATAATAAAAAGGTTGGTGGATTTCCAGCAATGGACTTAACTAAATGGAAAAAAAGTATTATAAAAAATAGGTAA
- a CDS encoding cytidylyltransferase family protein (PFAM: Cytidylyltransferase family) — protein MRENLVFSSNNRIVYGFYILSIVFLSFIFNLDYFLCALIFSLIIYDLYVSKIFINTYFLLSFILSFIITNYLILPIVNYNIFLIIFFSFFLLSLIQSKYLKIYFLTTVLIFFILFLNLFHLDRNIVYILIFCSFINDTSAYFLGRYFKGPKIIPIISPNKTWSGTISSFLITAILLYYFFNFDFVHSSIISSLFFFGDIYLSSIKRKLNIKDFSHVLKDHGGILDRLDSIFLTIFYIYFIV, from the coding sequence TTGAGAGAAAATTTGGTTTTTAGTAGTAACAATAGGATAGTTTATGGATTTTATATACTGTCTATTGTTTTTTTGTCCTTTATTTTTAATCTAGATTATTTTTTATGCGCCCTTATTTTTTCTTTAATAATTTATGATTTGTATGTTTCAAAAATATTTATAAATACATACTTTTTATTATCTTTTATATTATCTTTTATCATTACTAATTATTTAATTTTACCTATAGTGAATTACAATATTTTTTTAATCATTTTTTTTTCTTTTTTTCTTTTGTCGTTAATTCAATCAAAATATTTAAAAATTTATTTTCTGACAACAGTCTTAATTTTTTTTATACTTTTTTTAAACTTATTTCATTTAGACAGAAATATCGTATACATTCTTATATTCTGTTCTTTTATTAATGATACTTCTGCCTACTTTTTAGGCAGATATTTTAAAGGACCCAAAATAATTCCAATAATTAGTCCAAATAAAACTTGGTCCGGTACTATTTCTTCATTTTTGATAACCGCCATATTACTTTATTATTTTTTTAATTTTGATTTTGTTCATAGTTCTATAATTTCATCTTTGTTTTTTTTTGGCGATATATATCTTTCTTCAATAAAAAGAAAATTAAATATCAAAGATTTCTCTCATGTTTTGAAAGATCATGGTGGAATTCTTGATAGGCTAGATAGTATTTTTCTAACAATTTTTTATATATATTTTATTGTTTAA
- a CDS encoding ribosome recycling factor (PFAM: Ribosome recycling factor~TIGRFAM: ribosome recycling factor), giving the protein MFDINECDNEMKSTITAFSNDLKNIRTGRVSPEILKNIIIDSYGSKMPLPQLSNINNLDNMTLSINIWDGSLTKSIEKNILESNLGATPQTEGNTILLKFPELTAERRKELVKIINETSEKFKVSIRNIRRKYIDLVKDFEKDKILSIDESKKNQENIQKSTDNSISEIDTLAKHKENEILKV; this is encoded by the coding sequence ATGTTTGATATTAATGAATGTGATAACGAAATGAAGTCAACTATTACTGCTTTTTCAAATGACTTAAAGAATATTAGAACAGGGCGAGTATCTCCTGAAATATTAAAAAACATTATAATAGATAGTTATGGATCAAAAATGCCACTTCCTCAATTATCAAACATTAATAATCTTGATAATATGACTCTATCTATAAATATTTGGGATGGATCACTTACCAAAAGTATTGAAAAAAATATATTAGAGTCGAATTTAGGAGCTACTCCACAAACTGAAGGAAATACCATTCTTTTAAAATTCCCTGAACTTACCGCAGAAAGAAGAAAAGAGCTTGTAAAAATTATTAATGAAACTTCAGAAAAATTTAAAGTTTCAATAAGAAATATAAGAAGAAAATATATAGATTTAGTAAAGGATTTCGAAAAAGATAAAATTTTATCAATTGATGAAAGTAAAAAAAACCAAGAAAATATTCAAAAATCTACTGATAATTCAATATCAGAAATAGATACTTTAGCTAAACATAAAGAAAACGAAATTTTAAAAGTTTAG
- a CDS encoding Beta-barrel assembly machine subunit BamA (PFAM: Surface antigen variable number repeat; POTRA domain, FtsQ-type; Surface antigen~TIGRFAM: outer membrane protein assembly complex, YaeT protein), translated as MKFIKYLLIFSITLLQPISHVYSKSLIITGNDRLSNDDIQTLTSIDIFSENLNDDSLNTIVKDLYKSELIDSINFTEKDGFYKINISETKVINEIYFNGNLRVKDELLKSSLNTQPGNIFQKSLINNDIKNLKLIYASKGFNNTTINVSTEHFSQNKINVIFQVTERNITKLKRLIFKGNNSFSYDQLSSRIKVKPKGIISFISTANNFDQGILRFDQNNLISFYKKKGFFDIKVEYSLSQQKENVSLTYFINEGNRAKISNLINNDELFTQINIDDLKNKFLKDISKNNNFYDQDLIDSLIKDLNTYLVSQGFFNQVIDYQLNSEPDGNYFLSLVSRPGQVKKLRSLELFGNNITKQKTLLSKLEIEPGDYIFDSDLEQTRERFEKLKYVNTVKINSIEENEYIDLQLEIDENTKSGNLLLAGSVSGDTGLGFNLGLSDFNFLGSGNEIDSSFNINQESTLFNVSLTTYPINNSKIRNIYQIFNDEKDLTNSFGFKLREVGFGYNILFDFSNNVSINSGFIFKSIKGHSATNSSVTSITDNIGNFDDISFSLSVNYNTLNDFMFPTQGYLNSFALTYTPEGLSDNSRYEIYLRNNNYIKFSEYTKNYAFLFNNYSKSESLNSSNLKTVNALSLGGLNFKGFDYRGIGPFESNIYLGGNESFTSTVGYGGSFIFDESDNVMFKLFYTTGSLWGSDYQKSDFELRSSAGVSLDFITPIAPISLTYAVPIEKNSSDKVKNFNFTIGTSF; from the coding sequence ATGAAATTTATTAAATATTTACTTATTTTTAGTATAACTCTTCTACAACCAATTTCTCATGTCTACTCTAAAAGTCTTATAATTACTGGTAATGATAGACTTTCTAATGATGATATACAGACTCTAACTTCAATAGATATATTCTCAGAAAATTTAAACGATGACTCTTTAAATACTATTGTAAAAGATCTTTATAAATCAGAATTAATTGACTCTATAAATTTCACTGAAAAAGACGGCTTTTATAAAATTAATATTTCTGAAACAAAGGTAATTAATGAAATATACTTTAATGGTAACCTTAGAGTCAAAGATGAGTTGTTAAAATCTTCGTTGAATACTCAACCTGGTAATATTTTTCAAAAATCATTAATAAACAATGATATTAAAAATTTAAAACTGATTTATGCTTCAAAAGGTTTCAATAACACTACCATTAATGTTAGTACTGAACATTTTTCTCAAAATAAAATTAATGTTATTTTTCAAGTCACAGAACGAAATATTACTAAGTTAAAAAGACTAATTTTTAAGGGTAATAATTCTTTTTCATATGATCAGCTTTCTTCCAGAATTAAGGTCAAACCTAAAGGTATTATTTCTTTTATATCTACTGCAAATAATTTTGACCAAGGTATTTTAAGATTTGACCAAAATAATTTGATTTCCTTTTATAAAAAGAAAGGATTTTTTGATATTAAAGTTGAATATTCTTTATCTCAACAAAAAGAAAACGTTTCACTAACATATTTTATAAATGAGGGAAATAGAGCAAAGATTAGCAATCTAATAAATAATGATGAATTATTTACTCAAATAAATATTGATGATTTAAAAAACAAATTTTTAAAAGATATTTCTAAAAATAATAATTTCTACGACCAAGATTTAATTGATAGCCTTATAAAAGATTTAAATACTTATTTAGTTTCACAAGGTTTTTTCAATCAAGTTATTGATTATCAATTAAATAGCGAACCGGACGGAAATTATTTTTTATCACTTGTTTCTAGGCCTGGGCAAGTTAAGAAACTAAGATCTTTAGAATTATTTGGTAATAATATAACTAAACAAAAAACTTTACTTTCTAAATTAGAAATTGAGCCTGGTGATTATATTTTTGACTCAGATTTAGAACAAACTAGAGAAAGATTTGAAAAACTTAAGTATGTCAATACAGTAAAAATCAATTCTATAGAAGAAAATGAGTACATTGATTTACAATTAGAAATAGATGAAAATACAAAATCTGGAAATTTGCTTTTAGCGGGTTCTGTATCTGGAGATACTGGTTTAGGTTTTAATTTGGGTTTAAGTGATTTTAATTTTTTAGGCTCAGGCAATGAAATAGACTCAAGTTTTAATATAAATCAAGAAAGTACTTTATTTAATGTCAGTTTAACGACTTATCCAATCAATAATTCTAAAATCAGAAACATTTATCAAATTTTCAACGATGAAAAAGATTTAACAAATTCTTTTGGTTTTAAATTAAGAGAGGTCGGTTTTGGATATAACATTCTTTTTGATTTTAGTAATAATGTTTCTATTAATAGTGGATTTATTTTTAAATCTATTAAGGGACATTCAGCAACAAACAGCTCTGTTACTTCGATCACTGACAATATAGGTAATTTTGATGATATTAGCTTTTCTTTAAGTGTAAATTACAACACTTTGAACGATTTTATGTTTCCGACTCAAGGTTATTTAAACTCATTTGCACTCACCTATACACCAGAAGGTTTATCTGATAATTCCAGATACGAAATCTATCTTAGAAACAATAATTATATAAAATTTAGCGAATACACAAAAAATTATGCATTTTTATTCAACAATTATTCAAAATCAGAGTCGCTGAACTCTTCTAATTTGAAAACAGTGAACGCATTAAGTTTAGGTGGTTTAAATTTTAAAGGTTTTGATTATCGAGGTATTGGTCCATTTGAATCAAACATATACCTAGGAGGAAATGAGTCATTTACTTCTACGGTTGGTTATGGAGGTTCATTCATCTTTGATGAATCTGACAATGTTATGTTCAAACTTTTTTATACTACTGGTTCACTTTGGGGCAGTGATTATCAAAAAAGTGATTTTGAACTAAGATCATCAGCGGGTGTTTCTTTAGATTTCATTACACCTATAGCTCCAATATCGCTTACTTATGCTGTTCCTATTGAAAAAAACTCAAGTGATAAAGTTAAAAACTTTAATTTTACAATTGGTACTTCATTTTAA
- a CDS encoding beta-hydroxyacyl-(acyl carrier protein) dehydratase FabZ (PFAM: FabA-like domain~TIGRFAM: beta-hydroxyacyl-[acyl carrier protein] dehydratase FabZ), producing the protein MIDIIEIQKVLPHRYPFLLIDKIIDYVPDESAHAIKCVTINEPFFQGHFPGRPLMPGVLVVEAIVQAACFTVAMKMKEEMKNPGVSFMTIDKCKFRKPVTPGDVLNLKVKRLNKVKNVYKFEGQCVVNDVIYAQCIFSAMIHDIPSSS; encoded by the coding sequence ATGATCGATATTATTGAAATACAAAAGGTTTTACCACATAGATATCCTTTTCTTTTAATTGATAAGATAATTGATTATGTTCCCGATGAAAGCGCACATGCAATTAAATGTGTAACTATTAATGAACCTTTTTTTCAGGGTCACTTCCCTGGAAGACCTTTGATGCCTGGTGTATTAGTTGTAGAGGCTATTGTTCAAGCTGCTTGTTTTACCGTTGCTATGAAAATGAAAGAGGAAATGAAAAATCCAGGTGTTTCTTTTATGACTATTGATAAATGTAAATTTAGAAAGCCAGTAACACCAGGTGATGTATTAAATCTTAAAGTAAAAAGATTAAATAAAGTTAAAAATGTTTACAAATTTGAAGGTCAGTGTGTTGTAAATGATGTTATATATGCCCAATGTATTTTTTCAGCTATGATTCATGACATCCCAAGTTCATCCTAA
- a CDS encoding Lipid-A-disaccharide synthetase (PFAM: Lipid-A-disaccharide synthetase), with protein sequence MKILFVTLEQSARENIKVVLNNNFFQNNIKNFYTFGMPDEDLVFKDLTNIKIKSLMGLVDISKNLPYLFSLRNSLNLLEKENNFTHIFFVDSFDFSKFYLKKYRNNSIKYCQFIGPSVFIWKKNKAKFINKYFDHIFSIFEVERKFYKKEKYSYIGHPLLNNVVLDNRDKYPIRNIGIFLGSRYQEIIYNIPIITQLLNNLEKLDNFNFYFFVTKEFEDLIKNSFTNDKYQFYLNDREYYNHLSKLDFAFACSGTVHLELSFSHIPHFIFYKANWLNYLIFRIFVRSKYLSLVNIFNKRSSIKEFIQSNFNHYLILKEFKYLFVNKDKFCSYSNLMIEALNKSNIRKIRSEVVIDYLKKSSLTKED encoded by the coding sequence TTGAAAATACTTTTTGTCACTTTAGAGCAATCAGCGAGAGAAAATATAAAAGTAGTATTAAATAACAATTTTTTTCAAAATAATATAAAGAATTTCTATACATTTGGTATGCCTGACGAAGATCTTGTATTTAAAGATTTGACTAATATAAAGATTAAATCTTTAATGGGATTAGTAGATATATCTAAAAATTTACCATATTTATTTAGTTTAAGAAATTCTCTAAATCTTTTAGAAAAAGAAAACAATTTTACACATATTTTTTTTGTTGACTCTTTCGATTTTTCAAAATTTTATTTAAAAAAATATAGAAATAATTCTATTAAATACTGTCAATTTATAGGCCCTTCTGTTTTTATTTGGAAAAAAAATAAGGCCAAGTTTATCAATAAATATTTTGATCATATTTTCTCTATATTTGAAGTTGAAAGAAAATTTTATAAAAAAGAAAAATATTCATACATAGGACATCCACTATTGAATAATGTTGTTTTAGATAATAGAGATAAATATCCAATAAGAAATATTGGTATCTTTCTTGGAAGTAGATATCAGGAAATTATCTATAATATTCCAATCATTACTCAATTATTAAATAATTTAGAAAAATTAGATAATTTTAATTTCTATTTCTTTGTCACTAAAGAGTTTGAAGATTTAATTAAGAATTCATTTACTAATGATAAATATCAATTTTATTTAAATGATCGTGAATATTATAATCATTTATCAAAATTAGATTTTGCTTTTGCTTGTTCCGGGACTGTTCATTTAGAGCTCAGCTTTTCTCACATTCCTCATTTTATATTTTATAAAGCCAATTGGCTTAATTATTTAATTTTTAGGATATTTGTAAGATCAAAATATTTATCGCTAGTTAATATATTTAATAAGAGATCTAGTATTAAGGAATTTATTCAGTCAAATTTTAATCATTATTTAATTCTTAAAGAGTTTAAATATTTATTTGTAAATAAAGACAAATTTTGTAGTTATTCCAATTTAATGATCGAAGCTTTAAATAAATCTAATATTCGAAAAATTAGATCAGAAGTTGTTATTGATTATTTAAAAAAGTCTTCTTTAACCAAAGAAGATTAA
- a CDS encoding putative di-trans,poly-cis-decaprenylcistransferase (PFAM: Putative undecaprenyl diphosphate synthase~TIGRFAM: undecaprenyl diphosphate synthase), translating into MKNTLSHIAFIMDGNNRWSKKNKLSLYNGYNYGADRLFKLTEYIFVTYDVNHISAFALSKNNLNRKKSIVNALNKTLSHFIKQFSSKNKVNFSISFKGDLNFLDKKQQESLKYIESLNKDSKHKLHIFLNYSGRIDILNAAKIISLKKYHTLNFEDLLMTKKIPNPDLLIRTGGFSRISDFMLYQLAFTELFFVKKLWPDLSRNDIKKIIDSYLKIERKFGF; encoded by the coding sequence TTGAAAAATACTTTATCTCACATTGCATTTATAATGGATGGGAATAATAGGTGGTCAAAAAAAAATAAATTATCTCTATATAATGGTTATAATTATGGCGCCGATAGACTTTTTAAATTAACTGAATATATTTTTGTTACATACGATGTAAATCACATCTCAGCATTTGCTCTCTCAAAAAATAATTTGAATAGAAAAAAGTCTATAGTTAATGCGTTAAATAAAACACTTTCCCATTTTATTAAGCAATTCTCATCAAAAAATAAAGTTAATTTTAGTATCTCATTTAAAGGAGATTTGAATTTTCTTGATAAAAAACAGCAAGAGTCATTAAAATACATTGAAAGTCTCAATAAAGACTCAAAACATAAACTTCATATTTTTTTAAATTATAGTGGCAGGATAGATATTCTCAATGCAGCAAAAATCATCAGTTTAAAAAAATATCATACCTTGAATTTTGAAGATCTGTTAATGACAAAAAAAATTCCAAATCCAGACTTGTTAATTAGAACAGGTGGTTTTTCAAGAATAAGCGATTTTATGTTATATCAATTAGCTTTTACAGAACTATTTTTTGTAAAAAAACTTTGGCCCGATTTATCCAGAAATGACATTAAAAAAATAATTGACTCTTATTTAAAAATTGAGAGAAAATTTGGTTTTTAG
- a CDS encoding 1-deoxy-D-xylulose 5-phosphate reductoisomerase, whose product MKKKILIIGSTGKLGKKLLNFCYINKINVSGITCYKNFNLIKNQKKNITSNTHFLFQMNLIIKIL is encoded by the coding sequence ATGAAAAAAAAAATTTTAATAATTGGCTCTACTGGAAAATTAGGTAAAAAATTATTAAATTTTTGTTATATAAATAAAATTAATGTATCTGGTATTACTTGTTATAAAAATTTTAATTTAATAAAAAATCAAAAAAAAAACATAACATCAAATACTCATTTTCTATTTCAAATGAATTTGATAATAAAAATTTTATAA
- a CDS encoding hypothetical protein (PFAM: conserved hypothetical protein): MATFKNDIILIAGSGDFAFEAANFLTNKKKLNHIILISKNEKISNRYKRIVSSFNLKDIENIIKFIKKRLITKVLIIGYVQLPPINEIRLSLSSKIILSKNFFLNDINNQSKILKKFIESKKLKLLSQKIIFDQLLISNSDQHLKKDHKIIYKNVLKNSLIIKKIFSLNLSQSLVMDGDRIIAIEDIFGTDNMIKKFKNLNKQFKNLVFIKSIKKDQINEIDFPIIGNKTLELLIKFNFKAICLLNKNIIVSNKNTFIENINKSKLSLIVI, translated from the coding sequence TTGGCCACATTCAAAAATGATATAATTCTTATAGCAGGATCTGGTGATTTTGCATTTGAAGCTGCAAACTTTTTAACAAATAAAAAAAAATTAAATCATATTATTTTAATATCAAAAAATGAAAAAATTTCTAATCGATATAAAAGAATTGTCTCATCATTCAATCTTAAAGATATTGAAAATATTATAAAATTCATTAAGAAAAGATTAATTACTAAAGTTTTAATAATAGGATACGTCCAATTACCCCCAATAAATGAAATAAGACTCTCTTTATCATCTAAAATTATTTTATCAAAAAACTTTTTTTTGAATGATATTAACAATCAATCAAAAATTTTGAAAAAATTTATAGAAAGTAAAAAACTTAAATTACTCTCTCAAAAAATAATTTTTGATCAATTATTGATAAGTAATTCTGATCAGCATTTAAAAAAAGATCACAAAATTATTTATAAAAATGTTTTGAAAAACTCATTAATTATTAAGAAAATATTCTCGCTTAATTTATCACAATCTTTGGTAATGGATGGAGATAGAATTATTGCCATTGAAGATATTTTTGGAACTGACAATATGATTAAGAAATTTAAGAATTTAAATAAACAATTTAAAAATTTAGTATTTATTAAATCAATCAAGAAAGATCAAATTAATGAAATAGATTTTCCTATTATTGGAAATAAAACTTTAGAATTATTGATAAAGTTCAATTTTAAGGCCATATGTCTTTTAAATAAAAATATTATTGTATCGAATAAAAATACATTTATCGAAAATATTAATAAGTCTAAATTAAGTTTAATTGTAATTTAA
- a CDS encoding acyl-[acyl-carrier-protein]--UDP-N-acetylglucosamine O-acyltransferase (PFAM: Bacterial transferase hexapeptide (three repeats)~TIGRFAM: acyl-[acyl-carrier-protein]--UDP-N-acetylglucosamine O-acyltransferase) yields MTSQVHPNSFISDNVQLGNNVKIGPYCYLDGNIIIQENTELKSHVVISGNTTIGRNNKFYSFSNIGCDPQDLKFNGEASRLTIGDNNIFRENVTISKGTKDGGMKTIIGNKNLFMTGVHIAHDCIIGNENIFVNQVTLGGHVNIMNNVVVGGLSAIIQFVTVGSYSMIGGMSGIDKNVLPFSLAIGNRAKLRGLNLVGIRRKDFDKSEISRIKDIHNQFIEGIELNKNNKVDYVFIEYNKTLNQKLGHIQK; encoded by the coding sequence ATGACATCCCAAGTTCATCCTAATAGTTTTATTTCAGATAATGTACAATTAGGCAATAACGTTAAAATAGGACCTTACTGTTATCTTGATGGAAATATTATAATTCAAGAAAACACAGAATTAAAATCCCATGTTGTCATTTCAGGCAACACCACTATCGGAAGGAATAATAAATTTTATTCGTTTTCAAATATTGGATGTGACCCACAAGATTTAAAATTCAATGGTGAAGCAAGTCGACTAACTATTGGCGACAATAATATTTTTCGAGAAAATGTAACTATTAGTAAAGGTACCAAAGATGGAGGTATGAAAACAATTATTGGTAATAAAAATTTATTTATGACAGGCGTGCATATTGCTCATGATTGTATTATTGGAAATGAAAATATTTTTGTTAATCAAGTAACATTAGGAGGGCACGTCAATATAATGAATAATGTAGTAGTTGGTGGCCTATCTGCTATCATACAATTTGTTACTGTAGGATCTTACTCTATGATTGGTGGCATGAGTGGAATAGATAAAAATGTGCTTCCCTTTAGTCTAGCTATTGGAAATAGAGCCAAACTAAGAGGTCTTAATTTAGTTGGTATTAGAAGAAAAGATTTTGATAAATCAGAAATATCCAGAATAAAAGATATTCACAATCAATTTATTGAAGGGATAGAGCTTAATAAAAATAATAAAGTAGACTATGTATTCATAGAATATAACAAGACATTAAATCAAAAACTTGGCCACATTCAAAAATGA